Proteins found in one Erythrobacter sp. KY5 genomic segment:
- a CDS encoding efflux RND transporter permease subunit: MISALFNRRSLILVVAFIAAVGIAAIQNLPRAEDPTIKARSAAITTLYPGADAQRVEALLSQPIEEEVRTLEQVDSVSSVSRAGVSIVSIVLKDEITETAPVWSRVRDLLSDLEGTLPDDASTPDLDDEGGYAYTVAVAVKWDAPSPANQIFLQRYGDELGDRLRSIPGTDHVEVHGSLPEIIRVDIDQQSIRAAGLTLEDVARTLAQADVRGSAGNVANAQTTMTVELTGAFDSLSRLRSVPLISAGGETLSLGDVATLTRTTSDPPSVVTTHNGVTAVIVGSRMQLGQRVDLWVPQVLAAVEEFRARQADGIAVEVIFEQASYTTDRLTSVLVTLLQGLLIVVAVLILTMGIRSAISVGITIPLVALLTLGVFPFVGLELHQMSIVGIIVALGLMVDNAIIMTNDIRDDLAHGESFAQAATGAIRKLFFPLLASTTTTMLAFSPIVMAPGAGGEFVGPMAFAVLCALFSSFVISMFIVPALSPILFKEGPRASETTGRYDWLKNGVELPNLARRFRGIVGFFLHRPRLALAASFLIPLIGFVALPTIPTAFFPATDRDQFRIEVRMAQASSIYASAQIVKRIDQAIREEEGVAEVLATVGAASPQLYYNAQSSESQNPAFADLVIDTDSDADTARLVPLLQQKLSDQFPEASIAVIQYGFGPPLATPVEMRIIGTEFETLAQLGVEAASILANIDGVVGARAAVHRDAAKIEVDVNEVATARAGLSLGDVARQLDNALIGQAGGFVLEETEQLPVLVRFPEDQRDSIADVESISLTPPSRVSQSGVPLSSIGSVRIVPAWVDLQRLDGERIQVVSSFVAKGYDSSVILAEFQSELEEQGFQLPPGYRIEWGGEAEARGDAITQLLSQVAILLVIAVTILVLVFNSFRRMLIVAGSGVIAIGFGFFALFVSGHDFAFLIIVGVMGLIGVGINDTIVVISALDEDEEARTGDPDAIRDVVTGSVARHVWSTTITTAGGFIPLALFPGEFWPPFAQTFAGGLLGLTVIAFIYTPAAYLLAVRARHRSREHPISPAKTVPAT, encoded by the coding sequence GTGATTTCAGCGCTCTTCAATCGGCGTTCGTTGATCCTGGTGGTCGCGTTCATCGCCGCAGTCGGTATCGCCGCGATCCAGAATTTGCCCCGCGCAGAGGATCCGACAATCAAGGCGCGCAGTGCGGCCATCACAACACTCTATCCCGGTGCTGACGCACAACGGGTCGAGGCGTTATTGAGCCAGCCCATTGAAGAAGAAGTCCGCACGCTTGAGCAGGTCGATAGTGTTTCATCCGTATCACGTGCTGGCGTTTCGATTGTTAGCATCGTCCTCAAAGACGAAATTACCGAAACAGCGCCGGTCTGGTCGCGCGTTCGTGATTTGCTATCCGATCTTGAGGGCACACTTCCCGACGATGCGTCTACGCCTGATCTCGATGATGAGGGCGGGTACGCGTATACAGTAGCGGTAGCGGTAAAGTGGGACGCGCCCTCGCCTGCCAACCAGATATTCCTGCAACGTTATGGAGATGAGCTGGGCGACAGGCTTCGTTCAATACCAGGTACCGATCATGTCGAAGTCCATGGCAGTCTTCCGGAAATCATCCGGGTCGATATCGACCAGCAGTCAATACGTGCCGCTGGCTTAACGCTCGAAGACGTCGCGCGAACGCTCGCTCAGGCCGATGTCCGCGGATCGGCCGGGAACGTTGCAAACGCGCAGACAACCATGACGGTGGAATTGACCGGGGCTTTTGACAGCTTGTCGCGGCTTCGGTCCGTCCCTTTGATCTCAGCAGGGGGAGAGACCCTGAGTCTTGGCGACGTCGCAACGCTTACCCGCACGACGTCAGATCCACCATCTGTAGTGACGACCCACAACGGTGTCACAGCGGTGATTGTGGGCTCCCGAATGCAGCTTGGCCAGAGGGTGGACCTTTGGGTTCCGCAAGTGCTCGCGGCAGTTGAGGAGTTCAGAGCTCGACAGGCCGATGGCATCGCGGTCGAAGTGATCTTCGAACAAGCAAGTTATACGACTGATCGGTTGACCAGTGTCTTGGTTACACTGCTCCAAGGCCTTCTCATCGTCGTCGCGGTGCTGATCCTCACAATGGGCATCCGGTCTGCGATCAGCGTCGGCATCACTATTCCTTTGGTCGCATTGCTAACACTTGGTGTGTTTCCTTTTGTCGGTCTTGAGCTGCATCAGATGTCGATCGTCGGCATCATCGTCGCTCTAGGGCTGATGGTCGACAACGCGATCATCATGACAAATGATATTCGTGACGATCTCGCACACGGCGAAAGTTTTGCCCAGGCTGCGACCGGCGCCATCCGAAAGCTGTTTTTTCCGTTATTGGCATCAACCACAACTACCATGCTCGCATTCTCCCCGATCGTGATGGCGCCGGGAGCGGGCGGCGAATTCGTTGGGCCTATGGCTTTCGCAGTGCTCTGCGCTTTGTTCAGCTCTTTTGTGATTTCGATGTTCATCGTGCCGGCCTTGTCACCAATCCTTTTCAAGGAAGGGCCCAGAGCATCGGAGACCACAGGGCGATATGATTGGCTCAAAAACGGGGTCGAATTACCAAATCTTGCCCGGCGGTTTCGCGGGATCGTCGGTTTTTTTCTGCATCGCCCTCGATTGGCCCTTGCTGCTTCATTTCTGATCCCATTGATTGGATTTGTAGCGCTTCCAACGATACCCACCGCGTTCTTCCCGGCAACAGATCGAGATCAGTTTCGGATCGAAGTGCGGATGGCGCAGGCCAGCTCGATTTACGCGAGCGCCCAAATTGTGAAGCGCATAGATCAAGCGATCCGGGAAGAAGAAGGCGTCGCCGAAGTCCTCGCGACCGTCGGGGCAGCTTCACCGCAACTCTATTACAATGCGCAGAGCTCTGAGAGCCAGAATCCCGCTTTTGCCGACCTCGTCATCGACACTGACAGCGATGCGGATACTGCGCGGCTTGTCCCCCTCCTTCAGCAAAAGCTTTCGGACCAATTCCCGGAAGCCTCGATTGCCGTGATCCAGTATGGGTTTGGGCCGCCGCTGGCTACTCCGGTCGAGATGCGGATCATCGGGACCGAGTTCGAAACACTCGCACAGCTCGGTGTCGAGGCGGCGAGCATTCTGGCCAATATTGACGGCGTGGTGGGGGCGCGTGCTGCCGTTCACCGCGACGCCGCCAAAATCGAAGTTGATGTCAACGAGGTCGCAACAGCAAGAGCCGGCTTGAGTCTCGGCGATGTGGCGCGACAACTCGACAATGCGCTGATCGGTCAAGCCGGCGGCTTTGTCCTTGAAGAAACCGAACAGCTTCCTGTCCTGGTCCGCTTCCCCGAGGACCAGAGAGACAGTATTGCTGACGTTGAGAGCATCTCTCTGACCCCTCCAAGCAGGGTAAGTCAGTCCGGTGTGCCGCTATCGTCCATTGGTTCGGTGCGGATTGTGCCCGCTTGGGTCGACTTGCAGCGTCTCGATGGCGAGCGAATTCAGGTCGTGTCGAGTTTCGTTGCAAAGGGTTATGATTCTTCAGTCATCCTTGCTGAGTTTCAATCAGAGCTTGAAGAGCAAGGTTTCCAGCTTCCGCCTGGCTATCGCATCGAGTGGGGCGGAGAAGCAGAAGCGCGCGGGGATGCCATCACCCAACTGTTGAGCCAGGTGGCAATACTGCTGGTGATTGCTGTCACGATCCTCGTTCTTGTTTTCAATTCCTTTCGCAGGATGCTCATTGTGGCGGGCTCCGGTGTTATAGCCATCGGTTTCGGCTTTTTCGCTCTTTTTGTGAGCGGCCACGACTTCGCTTTTCTCATCATTGTGGGTGTGATGGGCCTGATCGGTGTCGGCATAAATGACACGATCGTGGTCATCTCGGCGCTTGATGAAGACGAGGAGGCGCGCACTGGCGATCCTGATGCAATCAGAGATGTCGTAACCGGATCGGTCGCGCGCCATGTCTGGTCAACGACCATCACAACCGCCGGTGGCTTCATTCCACTTGCACTCTTTCCCGGCGAATTCTGGCCTCCATTCGCGCAGACATTTGCTGGCGGGCTGCTGGGCCTGACAGTGATTGCGTTCATCTACACTCCGGCTGCTTATCTGCTCGCGGTTCGGGCGCGGCATCGGTCGCGCGAGCACCCGATATCGCCAGCGAAAACAGTGCCAGCGACATGA
- a CDS encoding efflux RND transporter periplasmic adaptor subunit — MVISLQEGLKVDRRYPAIIRAEQTAELGFEVAGRVSMVAVEIGDQVRKGAVIARLQADRLRAASNEARAQVAEAKALLDQYEAELARQTQLRSRDATSGRAVDDAHANVLTGRARLKSAQASLDLAAADLRDTVLRAPFSGLVIERQASVGDLAQAQTPIVTMIESGSLEARASLPVDVARALRPGSSVNLFVDDLVFSGRVKSVLPTVSDAAQSATIIVSIPQNASISEGKAAEIAIEQSVSGEGIWVPVTALVSDLKGLFAIQVVEEREAGWVVRRVPVEVLYSSSDRAYVSGSFKGQAEVIAGGSHRVLPGQVVETKRVAGRSVEPTP; from the coding sequence ATGGTTATCAGCTTGCAGGAAGGTCTCAAGGTAGACCGTCGGTATCCTGCGATAATTCGCGCTGAGCAGACAGCTGAACTTGGCTTTGAGGTCGCCGGCAGGGTTTCGATGGTTGCCGTCGAGATCGGCGACCAAGTGCGTAAGGGGGCCGTGATCGCCCGGTTGCAGGCGGACAGATTGCGCGCAGCGTCAAACGAAGCGCGAGCGCAGGTTGCAGAAGCAAAAGCTTTGCTTGATCAGTACGAAGCGGAACTGGCCCGACAGACACAATTGCGAAGCCGTGATGCTACCTCGGGCCGCGCGGTGGACGATGCTCATGCAAATGTGCTGACCGGCCGAGCACGTCTTAAAAGCGCTCAAGCTTCGCTCGATCTCGCGGCTGCTGACCTTCGCGATACTGTGCTGCGAGCACCTTTCTCAGGTCTTGTTATCGAGCGCCAGGCCTCGGTAGGGGATCTCGCGCAGGCGCAGACCCCGATCGTCACGATGATTGAATCCGGAAGTCTCGAAGCCCGTGCCTCGCTGCCGGTCGATGTGGCCAGAGCGTTGCGACCAGGTTCGAGCGTAAACCTTTTTGTGGACGACCTCGTCTTCTCAGGACGAGTGAAATCTGTGCTTCCGACAGTATCGGATGCAGCACAATCCGCGACGATTATCGTTTCAATACCCCAAAACGCATCGATCTCTGAAGGTAAGGCCGCAGAAATAGCTATAGAACAATCGGTGTCTGGCGAGGGCATCTGGGTGCCTGTCACAGCTCTTGTTAGTGACCTGAAAGGCCTGTTTGCGATTCAGGTGGTCGAAGAACGTGAGGCGGGCTGGGTTGTGAGGCGTGTGCCGGTGGAAGTCCTCTACAGCTCTTCAGATCGAGCTTACGTATCGGGTTCATTTAAGGGGCAAGCCGAAGTTATTGCAGGCGGTTCTCATCGTGTTCTGCCCGGGCAGGTCGTCGAAACCAAGCGTGTCGCTGGTCGCAGTGTCGAGCCGACACCGTGA